From the genome of Hathewaya histolytica, one region includes:
- the purM gene encoding phosphoribosylformylglycinamidine cyclo-ligase, with the protein MMDYKSAGVNIEEGYKAVKLMKEYTEKTYTDGVLNGIGSFAGMFSLGKGFEEPILVSGTDGVGTKIDIAFRLKKYDTIGIDCVAMCVNDILCHGAKPLFFLDYLACGKLESKVAAEIVKGVSEGCLQGNCSLIGGETAEMPGFYREGEYDLAGFAVGVVDKKNIIDGSKIEDGDVLIGIASSGIHSNGYSLVRKVFPDLEEDFNGEIIGETLLTPTKIYVKPILEVMKEYEIRGMAHITGGGFYENIPRMFKEKFTAVIEKNSFPILPIFKRIMDKGVEEDHMYNTFNMGIGFVLCVKKENAEAIIELLNSLGEKAYKIGYVKTGGVGVCLK; encoded by the coding sequence ATTATGGATTATAAATCAGCAGGGGTTAATATAGAAGAAGGATATAAGGCTGTAAAGTTAATGAAGGAATATACAGAAAAAACATACACTGATGGAGTTTTAAATGGAATTGGAAGTTTTGCAGGAATGTTTTCACTTGGTAAAGGCTTTGAAGAACCTATTTTGGTTTCAGGCACAGATGGTGTAGGAACAAAAATTGATATAGCTTTTAGATTAAAAAAGTATGATACTATAGGGATTGATTGTGTAGCCATGTGTGTTAATGATATTTTATGTCATGGTGCAAAACCACTGTTTTTTCTTGATTATTTAGCTTGCGGAAAACTAGAATCAAAAGTTGCTGCGGAAATAGTTAAAGGAGTATCAGAGGGATGTTTACAAGGAAATTGTTCCTTAATTGGTGGAGAAACAGCTGAAATGCCTGGGTTTTATAGAGAAGGGGAGTATGACCTTGCGGGATTTGCAGTTGGAGTTGTAGATAAGAAAAACATAATAGATGGAAGTAAAATAGAAGATGGAGATGTTTTAATTGGTATAGCATCTTCAGGGATTCATAGTAATGGATATTCTTTAGTGAGAAAGGTATTTCCAGATTTAGAAGAGGATTTTAATGGGGAGATAATTGGAGAAACACTATTAACACCAACTAAGATTTATGTAAAACCTATATTAGAGGTTATGAAAGAATATGAGATTAGAGGTATGGCTCATATTACTGGTGGTGGGTTTTATGAAAATATCCCAAGAATGTTTAAGGAGAAATTTACTGCAGTTATAGAAAAAAATAGTTTCCCTATCCTTCCTATATTTAAGAGAATAATGGATAAGGGTGTAGAAGAAGATCATATGTATAACACCTTTAATATGGGCATAGGTTTTGTACTATGTGTAAAAAAAGAGAATGCAGAAGCGATAATAGAATTACTGAACTCCCTAGGAGAAAAAGCATATAAAATAGGTTATGTAAAAACTGGGGGTGTAGGTGTTTGTTTAAAATAG
- the purC gene encoding phosphoribosylaminoimidazolesuccinocarboxamide synthase codes for MEKLEQLYEGKAKKIFKTDKNDEVIVYYKDDATAFNGEKKATINEKGILNNTITSMIFELLHEKGVKSHFIKKLSDREQLCKRVDIIPLEVIVRNVAAGSMAKRYGLAEGTELQTTVLELSYKNDDLGDPLMNDYHAVAMGIITFEELQYIYSQASKVNDILKEFFLKADIKLVDFKIEFGKINGEILLADEISPDTCRFWDVNTGVKLDKDRFRRELGDLVEGYKELLSRMQK; via the coding sequence ATGGAAAAGTTAGAACAATTATATGAGGGAAAAGCTAAAAAAATATTTAAAACTGACAAAAATGATGAAGTAATAGTGTATTATAAAGATGATGCAACTGCTTTTAATGGGGAAAAGAAGGCGACTATAAACGAAAAGGGAATTTTAAATAATACAATTACATCTATGATATTTGAGCTATTACACGAAAAAGGTGTTAAGAGTCATTTCATAAAAAAATTAAGTGATAGAGAACAACTTTGCAAAAGAGTAGATATAATACCACTTGAAGTTATAGTAAGAAACGTAGCAGCAGGAAGTATGGCAAAAAGATATGGACTTGCAGAAGGTACAGAACTGCAAACTACAGTGCTAGAGTTAAGTTATAAAAATGATGATTTAGGGGATCCCTTAATGAATGATTATCATGCTGTAGCTATGGGGATTATAACTTTTGAAGAGCTGCAATACATATACTCACAAGCATCTAAAGTTAATGATATTTTAAAAGAGTTTTTCTTAAAAGCAGATATAAAATTAGTAGATTTCAAAATAGAATTTGGAAAAATTAATGGAGAGATACTTTTAGCTGATGAAATATCTCCAGATACTTGTAGGTTTTGGGATGTTAATACAGGAGTTAAATTAGACAAGGATAGATTTAGAAGGGAACTTGGGGATTTAGTAGAAGGATATAAAGAGTTATTAAGTAGAATGCAAAAATAA
- the purN gene encoding phosphoribosylglycinamide formyltransferase, which translates to MFKIAVLISGGGSNLQAIIDSIEKGELNCSIEYVIADNENAYGLKRAEKYNIKTLILDKKELKENLSDKILNTLKGKVDLIVLAGFLSILKGDLIKVFENKIINIHPSLIPSFCGDGMYGINVHKKALEYGVKISGCTVHFVDKGTDTGSIIIQKSVPIYGGDTPEELQKRVLVEEHKALPLAIKYIIENKISITDKIVNIL; encoded by the coding sequence TTGTTTAAAATAGCTGTTTTAATATCTGGAGGAGGAAGTAACCTTCAAGCTATTATAGATAGTATAGAAAAAGGAGAACTAAACTGTTCCATAGAGTATGTTATAGCGGATAATGAAAATGCATACGGGCTTAAAAGAGCTGAAAAATATAATATAAAAACGTTAATTTTAGACAAAAAAGAACTTAAAGAAAACTTATCGGATAAGATTTTGAACACATTAAAAGGGAAAGTAGATTTAATTGTGCTTGCAGGCTTTTTATCTATACTAAAAGGGGATTTGATTAAAGTTTTTGAAAATAAAATAATAAACATCCATCCATCTTTAATTCCAAGTTTTTGTGGTGATGGGATGTATGGTATAAACGTTCATAAAAAGGCATTAGAGTATGGAGTTAAGATATCTGGATGTACAGTTCATTTTGTTGATAAAGGAACAGACACTGGAAGTATAATAATACAAAAATCAGTTCCAATTTATGGTGGAGATACACCTGAAGAACTTCAAAAAAGAGTATTAGTTGAAGAGCATAAAGCACTTCCTCTAGCAATTAAGTATATTATTGAAAATAAAATAAGCATAACAGATAAGATAGTAAACATACTATAA
- the purE gene encoding 5-(carboxyamino)imidazole ribonucleotide mutase, whose translation MKVAIIFGSKSDTEVMKNAAKALNEFNVEYKAFVLSAHRVPERLEEVLANLEREGFECIIAGAGLAAHLPGVIASKTVLPVIGVPIKAAVEGMDALLSIVQMPKSIPVATVGINNSYNAGMLVVEILSIKYPELKEKLLNFRKEMKENFIKESEKGVEL comes from the coding sequence ATGAAGGTTGCTATAATTTTTGGAAGTAAGTCGGATACAGAGGTTATGAAAAATGCTGCAAAAGCATTAAATGAATTCAACGTAGAATATAAAGCTTTTGTACTTTCAGCTCATAGGGTTCCAGAAAGACTTGAAGAAGTTTTAGCTAATTTAGAGAGAGAAGGTTTTGAATGTATAATAGCAGGTGCAGGGCTTGCAGCACATTTACCAGGGGTTATAGCGTCTAAAACTGTGCTTCCTGTAATAGGAGTGCCAATTAAGGCTGCAGTAGAAGGAATGGATGCATTGCTTTCAATAGTTCAAATGCCAAAATCTATTCCAGTAGCCACAGTAGGAATAAATAACAGTTATAATGCCGGAATGCTTGTTGTAGAAATACTTTCAATAAAATATCCTGAACTTAAAGAAAAACTATTAAATTTCAGAAAAGAAATGAAAGAAAACTTTATAAAAGAAAGTGAAAAAGGGGTTGAATTATAA
- the purF gene encoding amidophosphoribosyltransferase, protein MLRDIKDSCSVYKDEFDDKFHDECGVYGVFSKEGKLDVARITYYGLYALQHRGQESAGIVTSNGEVEMKCHKGMGLVSEVFNENILNNMVGNSAIGHVRYSTAGESSIKNAQPILGSFKLGDIAIAHNGNLVNAEVIRGLLEDGGCVFQTSIDSEVILNLISRGAKNGIENAVVDTVQAIKGSYGIVILTKDELIGVRDPQGIRPLCIGKIGESYVIASESCALDTTGAEFVRDVEPGEIVIVNEKGIRSINFAEKSKRATCSFEYIYFARPDSVIDGISVNHARVETGKKLFEEAPVEADVVIGVPDSGVPAAIGYSRASGIPFDMALIKNRYVGRTFIKPTQELRERSVTVKLNALKEVVKGKRVILIDDSIVRGTTSKILIQIIRNAGAKEVHFRVSSPVVNSSCYFGIDTPYRKDLIGANNDLEAIREEIGADTLAYLSIEGLLHCLGNAENSGFCLGCFNGIYPIAAPIK, encoded by the coding sequence ATGTTAAGAGATATTAAAGATTCATGCAGCGTTTACAAAGACGAATTTGATGATAAATTTCATGATGAATGTGGTGTTTATGGGGTATTTTCAAAGGAGGGAAAACTTGATGTAGCGAGAATCACATATTACGGGCTTTATGCACTTCAACATAGGGGACAGGAGAGTGCTGGAATAGTAACTTCTAATGGAGAAGTAGAAATGAAATGTCATAAGGGCATGGGACTTGTTTCAGAGGTTTTTAATGAAAATATTTTAAATAATATGGTTGGAAATTCAGCTATAGGACATGTTAGGTATTCTACAGCAGGAGAAAGTTCTATTAAAAATGCCCAACCAATTTTAGGAAGCTTTAAACTTGGTGATATAGCTATAGCACACAACGGAAACTTAGTAAATGCGGAAGTCATAAGAGGATTACTAGAAGATGGTGGATGTGTTTTTCAAACATCTATAGATTCAGAAGTAATTTTAAATTTAATATCTAGAGGAGCTAAGAATGGCATAGAGAATGCAGTTGTAGATACTGTACAAGCTATAAAAGGCTCTTATGGTATTGTAATTTTAACTAAAGATGAACTTATAGGTGTACGTGACCCACAGGGTATTAGACCTCTTTGTATAGGGAAAATTGGAGAAAGTTATGTTATAGCTTCTGAAAGCTGTGCCTTAGATACTACAGGGGCAGAGTTTGTACGTGATGTAGAACCAGGAGAAATAGTTATTGTAAATGAAAAAGGTATAAGGTCAATTAATTTTGCAGAAAAGAGTAAAAGAGCAACTTGTTCTTTCGAATATATTTATTTTGCAAGACCTGATAGTGTTATAGATGGAATTAGTGTAAATCATGCAAGAGTAGAGACAGGAAAGAAGTTATTTGAGGAAGCTCCAGTAGAGGCAGATGTAGTAATAGGGGTTCCAGATTCAGGTGTTCCAGCTGCTATAGGATATTCAAGAGCTTCAGGTATTCCTTTTGATATGGCCCTTATCAAAAATAGATATGTTGGAAGAACTTTTATAAAGCCAACTCAAGAATTAAGAGAAAGATCTGTTACTGTAAAATTAAATGCTTTAAAAGAAGTTGTTAAAGGAAAAAGAGTTATTTTAATTGATGATTCCATAGTTAGAGGTACTACAAGCAAAATACTAATCCAAATTATAAGAAATGCAGGGGCGAAAGAAGTGCACTTTAGAGTATCTTCGCCAGTGGTAAATAGTTCTTGTTATTTTGGAATAGATACACCATACAGAAAGGATCTTATAGGTGCTAATAATGACTTAGAAGCAATTAGAGAGGAAATAGGGGCAGATACTCTGGCTTATTTAAGTATAGAAGGATTATTACATTGCCTGGGTAATGCTGAAAATTCAGGATTCTGCTTAGGTTGTTTCAACGGGATTTATCCAATAGCAGCTCCTATCAAATAA